Proteins from one uncultured Anaeromusa sp. genomic window:
- a CDS encoding bile acid:sodium symporter family protein gives MEGIMKISQFITRLFPLWVVLFSLLAFFFPDPLKPMAKLIPYGLGIIMLGMGLSMKVDDFKLVLSRPKDVFWGIVLRYMIMPFVGYGVATMLGLPPALAAGLILVGCCPSGTASNVMTFLAKGDTALSVTVSSFNTVLAPILTPFMFLYLAGSIIPINTEALLLDIIKIVLVPVALGIGLRTLASDFVDKIMGVVPVVSVVMIVAVIATVIALSAAKLATVAVIAFGAVALHNAIGLGLGYGAAKTVGMGEKKSRAIAFEIGMENSGLAVALAIAHLDPVAAIPGAIFSVWHNLTGSLLAGFWGSKEPRS, from the coding sequence ATGGAAGGTATTATGAAAATTAGTCAGTTTATTACCCGGCTCTTTCCTCTTTGGGTAGTGCTGTTTTCGTTATTGGCCTTTTTCTTTCCAGATCCCTTAAAGCCTATGGCCAAGCTCATTCCTTACGGCTTGGGCATTATTATGCTGGGCATGGGCCTTTCGATGAAAGTCGATGATTTCAAGCTGGTTCTTTCACGTCCGAAGGATGTGTTTTGGGGTATTGTTTTACGGTATATGATTATGCCTTTTGTCGGCTATGGCGTGGCGACCATGCTGGGGCTGCCTCCGGCGCTGGCGGCAGGCTTGATTTTGGTTGGCTGCTGTCCTAGCGGCACGGCTTCTAATGTGATGACCTTTCTGGCTAAAGGCGACACCGCGCTGTCGGTGACAGTGTCCAGTTTCAATACGGTGCTGGCGCCGATTTTAACGCCCTTCATGTTTTTGTATTTAGCCGGTTCTATTATTCCCATCAATACCGAAGCCTTGCTGCTGGATATTATCAAAATTGTGTTGGTCCCTGTGGCGTTGGGCATTGGCCTGCGGACGTTGGCGTCCGATTTTGTCGATAAAATCATGGGTGTTGTGCCGGTCGTGTCGGTAGTGATGATTGTAGCGGTTATTGCCACGGTGATCGCCTTGAGTGCCGCTAAACTGGCTACGGTAGCGGTTATTGCCTTTGGAGCGGTGGCGCTGCATAATGCCATTGGCCTTGGCTTGGGCTACGGTGCGGCTAAGACGGTTGGCATGGGAGAAAAGAAATCCCGGGCCATTGCCTTTGAAATCGGCATGGAAAACTCCGGCTTGGCTGTGGCCTTGGCCATTGCCCATTTGGATCCGGTGGCTGCCATTCCCGGCGCCATCTTCAGCGTCTGGCACAACTTGACAGGGTCGCTCTTGGCGGGCTTCTGGGGCTCTAAAGAACCACGCTCTTAG
- a CDS encoding ABC transporter substrate-binding protein encodes MLTKKVARWIGVALVGGLLTAALAGCGGGAKQDANVIKLGANLEMTGNNATFGQSAANGAKLAIKEINAKGGINGKQLELVVADNKSEAAEAANAMQKLITQDKVVGVIAPIASSSVIAAAQVNMANKVLAISPTASNPKVTVDPATGKVRDFLFRAAFIDPFQGSVMANFAGKSLKATKAAMYIDNSSDYAKGLGQFFKETFLKNGGAIVSEEAYLAKDTDFKATLTKIKAANPDVLFVPGYYQEVGMIIKQAREMGLTMPILGGDGWDSAKLPEIAGAGALNNTFFANHYSPDDNSPAIKAFVDSYKKEYGQTPDAFAALSYDATMMVIEAIKRAGGTDTTKIKDELAKTKDYQAVSGKITLNESHDAVKSAVIIEFKDGKQAFKEKVNP; translated from the coding sequence ATGCTGACGAAAAAAGTCGCGCGCTGGATTGGCGTTGCCTTGGTAGGCGGCTTGCTGACAGCAGCCCTTGCAGGCTGTGGCGGCGGTGCTAAGCAAGATGCCAACGTAATCAAGCTCGGCGCCAACCTGGAGATGACCGGAAACAATGCTACCTTTGGACAATCGGCTGCTAACGGAGCTAAACTGGCGATTAAGGAAATTAACGCTAAGGGCGGCATCAACGGCAAGCAGCTGGAACTTGTAGTTGCGGACAACAAGAGCGAGGCGGCTGAAGCTGCGAACGCCATGCAAAAGCTGATTACTCAGGATAAAGTAGTAGGCGTGATCGCGCCGATTGCTTCTTCCAGCGTTATTGCCGCAGCTCAGGTTAATATGGCTAATAAAGTACTGGCCATCAGCCCGACGGCTTCCAATCCGAAAGTTACTGTAGACCCTGCTACCGGAAAAGTACGGGATTTCCTGTTCCGGGCGGCATTCATCGATCCGTTCCAGGGTTCGGTTATGGCCAACTTTGCAGGCAAGAGCTTGAAAGCCACGAAAGCGGCCATGTATATCGATAACAGTTCCGACTATGCCAAAGGCTTAGGACAGTTCTTTAAGGAAACCTTCCTCAAGAATGGCGGCGCCATTGTTTCGGAAGAAGCTTACCTGGCTAAAGACACGGATTTTAAAGCGACCCTGACGAAAATCAAAGCGGCTAATCCGGACGTGCTCTTTGTACCTGGTTACTACCAGGAAGTGGGCATGATCATCAAACAGGCTCGGGAAATGGGTCTGACGATGCCAATCCTGGGCGGCGACGGCTGGGATTCAGCGAAGCTGCCGGAGATTGCCGGGGCTGGCGCTTTGAACAATACCTTCTTTGCCAACCATTACTCGCCTGACGACAATAGTCCGGCCATCAAAGCCTTTGTTGACTCGTATAAAAAGGAATACGGCCAAACGCCTGACGCCTTTGCCGCTCTTTCGTACGACGCCACCATGATGGTGATTGAAGCCATTAAACGCGCCGGCGGCACGGATACGACGAAAATCAAGGATGAACTGGCTAAGACCAAAGATTATCAGGCTGTATCCGGAAAGATCACCTTGAATGAAAGCCATGATGCGGTGAAGAGCGCCGTTATCATTGAATTCAAGGATGGCAAGCAAGCATTTAAGGAAAAAGTCAATCCGTAA
- a CDS encoding cation diffusion facilitator family transporter → MNEELVLLKRRTARLSVVSNTSLVIFKLLVSWQTGAVSILSEAAHSAVDLLAALIAWAAVRKSDLPPDEKHAYGHGKIENLSGAIEAVLIVVAAVGIVWEAAQKLNQQHMPEDLELGLAVMALSIAVNWLVSGKLMTVAKATGSQALEADALHLRADIWTSVGVLVGLGLIYWTGLPWLDPAIALVVAVIVFRAGWKLTKNSFAELTDISLPAEEEERIASLVQTHPEVLSLHRLRTRRSGSYRLLDMHVVLGKDLPLENAHAICDQLEAELKDVFAPCDVVIHMEPCTVATEEFACAGCTQCERR, encoded by the coding sequence ATGAATGAAGAATTGGTATTATTAAAACGCCGCACAGCGAGGCTCTCGGTTGTATCTAATACATCGTTGGTCATTTTCAAGCTGCTTGTAAGCTGGCAGACGGGAGCCGTGAGTATTTTGTCCGAGGCGGCTCATTCCGCGGTGGATTTGCTGGCGGCTTTGATTGCCTGGGCGGCGGTGCGCAAGTCCGATTTACCGCCTGATGAGAAGCACGCCTATGGACACGGGAAGATCGAAAACCTCTCCGGTGCGATTGAGGCGGTACTCATTGTTGTAGCCGCCGTGGGCATCGTTTGGGAAGCGGCGCAGAAGCTTAACCAGCAGCATATGCCGGAAGATTTGGAATTGGGCCTGGCGGTAATGGCTCTTTCTATAGCTGTTAATTGGCTGGTCTCCGGAAAACTAATGACCGTGGCTAAGGCTACAGGGTCGCAGGCACTGGAGGCGGACGCCTTGCATCTGCGGGCTGATATCTGGACCTCTGTGGGCGTTTTGGTGGGCTTGGGTCTTATCTATTGGACCGGCTTGCCCTGGCTGGATCCGGCGATTGCGTTGGTTGTGGCAGTGATTGTTTTCCGCGCTGGCTGGAAACTGACCAAGAACAGTTTCGCTGAGCTGACGGACATCAGCTTGCCGGCAGAGGAAGAAGAGCGGATTGCCTCCTTGGTACAGACGCATCCGGAAGTGTTGTCCTTGCATCGTTTGCGGACGCGCCGTTCTGGCAGTTATCGCTTGTTGGACATGCATGTGGTTCTTGGTAAGGATCTGCCCCTGGAGAATGCCCATGCGATTTGCGATCAGTTGGAAGCCGAGCTTAAGGATGTATTTGCTCCGTGTGACGTCGTCATTCACATGGAACCGTGCACTGTAGCGACAGAGGAGTTTGCCTGTGCAGGCTGTACACAGTGTGAAAGGCGGTAA
- a CDS encoding branched-chain amino acid ABC transporter permease — protein sequence MDFLIQVIQQLINGISLGSIYALIALGYTMVYGIIKLINFAHGDIYMVGAYIGFFATTVLGVSFVPALLIAMVGAGLAGMLIEYLAYRPLRFAPKISVLITAIGVSLLLEYGGMLVVSPQPRTFPAVFPTETYNLAGIIINNQQVVILVVSLLLMVLLTYVVQYTKIGKAMRAVSFDTEAAQLMGIDSGRIISFTFGIGSALAAAAGVLVGVYYNSIDPLMGIMPGLKAFVAAVLGGIGILPGAMLGGLILGVVEALVSGFISSTFRDAAAFAILILILLFKPSGLLGKNTREKV from the coding sequence ATGGATTTTTTAATTCAAGTAATACAACAGTTGATTAACGGTATTTCTTTGGGCAGCATTTACGCCCTGATCGCTCTTGGCTATACGATGGTTTACGGTATTATCAAGCTTATCAATTTTGCACATGGCGATATTTATATGGTAGGTGCTTATATCGGTTTCTTTGCGACAACCGTATTGGGAGTATCCTTTGTTCCGGCCTTGCTAATCGCTATGGTTGGCGCCGGTTTGGCGGGCATGTTGATTGAATACCTGGCGTACCGGCCGCTGCGGTTTGCGCCGAAGATTTCGGTGCTGATCACGGCCATCGGCGTTTCGCTGCTTTTGGAATATGGCGGCATGCTGGTGGTTTCTCCTCAGCCGCGGACCTTCCCGGCGGTATTTCCCACAGAGACGTACAATTTGGCAGGCATTATCATCAATAACCAACAGGTGGTCATCTTGGTGGTTTCGCTGCTGCTCATGGTGCTGCTGACGTATGTCGTGCAGTACACTAAAATCGGCAAGGCCATGCGCGCCGTATCCTTTGATACGGAAGCCGCACAGCTGATGGGCATTGATTCGGGCAGAATCATTTCCTTTACTTTTGGCATTGGCTCGGCCTTGGCGGCTGCCGCAGGCGTTCTTGTTGGCGTGTACTACAATTCCATTGATCCGCTGATGGGCATCATGCCTGGTTTAAAAGCCTTCGTTGCAGCCGTTTTGGGCGGTATCGGCATTTTGCCGGGCGCTATGCTGGGCGGCCTTATCTTGGGGGTTGTAGAAGCGCTGGTAAGCGGCTTTATTTCCTCCACCTTCCGCGATGCGGCGGCGTTTGCCATTTTGATTCTGATTCTGCTCTTCAAGCCGTCCGGCTTGTTAGGCAAAAATACCCGTGAGAAAGTGTAG
- the modB gene encoding molybdate ABC transporter permease subunit — protein MSWQPIWLSLQVAAASLFLVVIFGLAWAWALRRWDIPGKALLEALFTLPLVLPPVVTGFCLLLLLGRQGPLFWLFGDQAQLVFTPYAAVLAGAVVSFPLMYQNAKASLHSVDPHLEDAARTLGASELRVFFTISLPLAWPGVAAGCILSFARALGEFGATIMVAGNIPGKTQTLPLAIYFASEANDLTLAGLYVLLISGITFSMLFFLNHWQRRLQHKEARSCSM, from the coding sequence ATGAGCTGGCAACCCATCTGGCTATCCTTGCAGGTAGCGGCAGCTTCGCTATTCCTAGTCGTCATCTTTGGCCTGGCGTGGGCCTGGGCGCTGCGCCGCTGGGACATCCCCGGCAAAGCTTTGTTAGAAGCCTTATTCACCTTGCCGCTGGTGCTGCCTCCGGTAGTAACTGGCTTTTGCCTGCTGCTGCTGTTGGGGCGACAAGGGCCCTTGTTCTGGCTCTTCGGCGATCAGGCGCAGCTTGTGTTTACGCCGTATGCCGCCGTCTTGGCCGGTGCTGTGGTCTCCTTTCCTCTAATGTACCAAAATGCCAAAGCTTCTCTGCACAGCGTCGATCCTCATCTGGAAGATGCGGCACGCACCCTTGGCGCCAGCGAGCTGCGCGTCTTCTTTACTATTTCCCTGCCCCTGGCCTGGCCCGGAGTCGCCGCAGGCTGCATCCTTTCCTTCGCCCGCGCCTTGGGAGAGTTTGGCGCGACCATCATGGTCGCCGGCAACATTCCCGGCAAAACGCAAACCCTGCCGCTGGCTATTTATTTTGCTTCCGAAGCCAATGATCTGACGTTAGCCGGTCTTTATGTACTGCTTATCAGCGGCATTACCTTTTCTATGCTCTTTTTTCTCAATCACTGGCAGCGCCGGCTCCAGCATAAGGAGGCCCGCTCATGCTCCATGTAG
- a CDS encoding HAD family phosphatase, translating into MNQAARKFSAVIFDLDGTLVDSEPLYLEADQKIFRPLGIIVEAEHKKPYTGLSSHCFLADIKKQYDLSISVEELLTRKNAAYMELAQERTHVFPEMRTFVSLLKEHGYPLAVASGSSKEVIDAVLEAADLLTYFDVTLSSSQVKKGKPAPDVFLEAARLLNTPPQACLVMEDSRYGVEAAKNAQMSCIAIPPAEAAPLADCFYEAELLFAKGMDEFTAAKAFAWLRQ; encoded by the coding sequence ATGAATCAAGCTGCACGTAAATTTTCCGCTGTTATTTTTGATTTGGACGGCACTCTTGTCGATAGCGAGCCGCTCTATCTAGAAGCGGATCAAAAGATCTTCCGCCCCTTGGGCATCATCGTTGAGGCGGAACATAAAAAGCCTTATACCGGTCTTTCGTCGCACTGCTTTTTAGCCGACATCAAAAAGCAATATGACTTATCGATTTCAGTAGAAGAACTTCTGACGCGAAAAAATGCCGCCTATATGGAACTGGCCCAGGAGCGCACCCATGTATTTCCTGAAATGCGGACCTTTGTCAGTCTCTTAAAGGAACACGGCTATCCGTTAGCGGTAGCCTCCGGCTCCTCCAAGGAAGTCATTGACGCTGTCCTGGAGGCCGCCGACCTGCTTACCTACTTTGATGTTACCCTTTCTTCTTCCCAGGTCAAAAAAGGCAAGCCAGCGCCTGACGTCTTTTTAGAAGCGGCCCGCCTGCTAAACACGCCGCCCCAAGCCTGTCTGGTCATGGAGGATTCTCGTTACGGCGTGGAAGCCGCCAAAAACGCCCAAATGAGCTGTATTGCCATTCCGCCAGCTGAAGCTGCGCCCCTGGCTGACTGCTTCTATGAGGCAGAGCTGCTCTTCGCCAAAGGCATGGATGAGTTTACCGCCGCCAAAGCCTTTGCTTGGCTCCGCCAATAA
- a CDS encoding methyltransferase domain-containing protein: MMAKVFDLFLSLVIARAWRRSHLERVQGRVLEVGGGSGLSLPCYPRAGWTELALVDLDQTMLDLAAQRELPGGQPMTVCQGNVEALPFEAGAFDTVVAQFLFCGVTQPVQGLRECRRVLAPGGRLFLLEHVRSDHCFLGPLLDALNVVTSRLFADRFNQRVEPLLAEAGWRVVRREDLFLDVIRLLEAVPQEEEAAKS; this comes from the coding sequence ATGATGGCCAAGGTATTTGACCTTTTTTTATCATTAGTCATTGCTCGCGCTTGGCGTCGAAGTCATCTGGAGCGCGTCCAAGGGAGGGTGCTCGAAGTAGGCGGCGGCAGCGGTCTGTCTTTGCCCTGTTATCCTCGCGCAGGTTGGACCGAGCTGGCGTTGGTGGATTTGGATCAGACGATGCTGGACCTTGCAGCGCAGCGTGAGCTGCCGGGCGGTCAGCCGATGACTGTTTGCCAGGGAAATGTCGAAGCTCTGCCTTTTGAGGCTGGCGCATTTGATACGGTAGTGGCGCAGTTCCTTTTTTGCGGCGTAACGCAGCCTGTGCAGGGGCTGCGCGAATGCCGGCGCGTTTTAGCGCCGGGAGGCAGACTGTTTTTGCTGGAGCATGTGCGCAGCGACCATTGCTTTTTAGGCCCGTTGCTGGATGCGCTGAATGTGGTTACCAGCCGTTTGTTTGCGGATCGGTTTAATCAGCGAGTGGAGCCTCTTTTAGCAGAGGCCGGTTGGCGGGTCGTGCGGCGTGAAGATCTATTTTTGGATGTCATTCGTCTGTTGGAGGCGGTGCCGCAGGAAGAAGAAGCGGCCAAGTCGTGA
- a CDS encoding ABC transporter ATP-binding protein, with product MLTIDNLNVFYGAIHALKGISLEVKEGEIVTLIGANGAGKSTTLRTISGLLKPKEGSIKFEGKDIGGTAAQNVVKLGISQVPEGRRIFANMTVMENLELGAFIRSDKAGIAQDLDMVFGRFPRLAERRSQLAGTLSGGEQQMLAMGRALMSRPRMMLLDEPSMGLAPLLIREIFNIIVDINSTGTTVLLVEQNANMALSIAHRAYVMETGRITLSGDAKELAASEDVRKAYLGG from the coding sequence ATGCTGACTATAGACAATCTTAACGTATTTTATGGCGCTATTCATGCGTTGAAGGGCATTTCTCTGGAAGTAAAAGAAGGGGAAATTGTGACCCTTATCGGCGCCAACGGCGCTGGCAAGTCCACCACGCTGCGCACTATTTCCGGCTTGCTGAAGCCGAAAGAAGGCAGCATTAAGTTTGAAGGCAAGGATATCGGCGGCACGGCAGCCCAGAACGTTGTTAAACTGGGTATTTCCCAGGTTCCCGAAGGCCGGCGCATTTTTGCCAATATGACGGTTATGGAAAACTTGGAACTTGGCGCGTTTATTCGCAGCGATAAGGCTGGCATTGCACAGGATTTGGATATGGTTTTTGGTCGATTTCCTCGTTTGGCTGAGCGCAGAAGCCAGCTGGCAGGCACCTTGTCCGGTGGCGAACAGCAGATGCTGGCCATGGGCCGGGCGCTGATGAGCCGTCCGCGGATGATGCTTCTGGATGAGCCGTCCATGGGCTTGGCGCCGCTTTTAATTCGTGAAATATTTAATATCATTGTGGATATCAATTCGACAGGAACTACGGTTCTTTTGGTCGAACAAAATGCTAACATGGCCTTGTCCATTGCGCACCGAGCTTATGTTATGGAAACCGGACGCATCACGCTGTCCGGCGATGCGAAAGAACTGGCTGCTAGTGAGGATGTCCGCAAGGCGTACCTGGGCGGCTGA
- a CDS encoding ATP-binding cassette domain-containing protein, protein MLHVDVRKKLPSFTLQLRFEQDAGEKLVLFGPSGCGKTTLLRCLAGLERPDAGQIRLAETVFFDAPTEQFLPPRLRRIGYMFQDYALFPHLSVKKNILYGSRPDGSAALYERLLERFSLTPLAERSIGVLSGGEKQRVALARALMSQPQLLLLDEPLSALDAATRRQLQDELNALHEEWRIPLLLVTHDLDEARRIGDRILFLEQGRIIDSQ, encoded by the coding sequence ATGCTCCATGTAGATGTCCGCAAAAAATTGCCTTCCTTTACGCTGCAGCTTCGCTTTGAGCAAGATGCCGGGGAAAAGCTGGTTCTTTTCGGTCCTTCCGGCTGCGGCAAAACTACCTTGCTGCGGTGCCTCGCAGGCTTGGAACGTCCGGACGCTGGTCAGATCCGCTTAGCTGAAACTGTCTTTTTTGACGCCCCCACAGAGCAGTTTTTGCCGCCGCGCTTGCGGCGCATCGGCTATATGTTCCAGGACTATGCACTCTTTCCTCATCTATCCGTAAAAAAGAACATTCTTTACGGCAGCCGCCCGGACGGCTCCGCCGCTCTGTATGAGCGACTGCTGGAGCGTTTTTCTCTAACGCCGCTGGCGGAGCGCTCCATTGGCGTTCTCTCCGGTGGCGAGAAGCAGCGCGTCGCTTTAGCCCGGGCGCTCATGAGCCAGCCCCAGCTATTGCTTCTGGACGAACCCTTATCCGCCCTGGACGCCGCCACCCGTCGGCAGCTCCAGGACGAGCTCAACGCGCTGCATGAAGAATGGCGCATCCCGCTGCTGCTGGTCACGCACGATCTTGACGAAGCCCGCCGCATTGGCGACCGCATTCTTTTTCTCGAACAAGGCCGAATCATCGACAGCCAGTGA
- a CDS encoding CBS and ACT domain-containing protein: MFVKDQMTVNPVTVTSATTIADAAELMKKHRFRRLPVVDIGKLVGIVTDRDLRKASPSSATTLSVHEADYLLSKALIKDIMTKKVLSIGSEATIEEAALVMYNNRIGGVPVVDKNQDVVGIITETDIFKCLVDIMGLPSGTTRVTIRVPDKAGVITEITGIYADLGINITSMASYTLPDGSGEEVIRGDVKDVEELTKRIEAKGYKVVHVAQIG; the protein is encoded by the coding sequence ATGTTTGTGAAAGATCAGATGACCGTCAATCCGGTGACTGTTACATCAGCGACTACCATTGCGGATGCTGCCGAGCTCATGAAGAAACATCGCTTTCGCCGCTTGCCTGTGGTTGATATCGGCAAGTTGGTGGGTATTGTAACTGATCGCGATTTGCGCAAGGCTTCGCCGTCTTCGGCGACGACTCTGTCCGTTCATGAAGCGGATTACTTGTTGTCAAAAGCCTTGATCAAGGATATCATGACTAAAAAGGTTCTCAGCATTGGCTCAGAAGCTACGATCGAAGAAGCGGCTCTGGTGATGTACAATAACCGCATCGGCGGCGTGCCGGTAGTGGATAAAAATCAGGATGTAGTCGGCATTATCACCGAGACTGATATCTTTAAGTGCCTGGTGGACATCATGGGCTTGCCTTCGGGAACTACGCGCGTTACGATTCGCGTACCCGACAAGGCGGGAGTCATTACTGAAATTACCGGTATTTACGCAGACTTGGGCATTAACATTACCTCTATGGCCAGCTATACCCTGCCGGACGGCAGCGGTGAAGAAGTCATTCGCGGCGATGTGAAAGACGTGGAAGAACTCACAAAACGCATTGAGGCCAAAGGCTACAAAGTAGTTCACGTCGCTCAGATTGGGTAG
- a CDS encoding ABC transporter ATP-binding protein produces MTLLKTTKLSKVFGGLRAVSNFEMEINKGELVGLIGPNGAGKTTAFNLLTGVYEPTEGEIIFDGQSVVGLKPYQVTQKGIARTFQNIRLFSDMTVLDNVKVAYHFHMKYGLAEAVSRLGRYFGEEEELEEQAIRFLEIFQLADKKDEVAKNLPYGEQRRLEIARALAAKPKLLLLDEPAAGMNPQETQQLLQMIRWIRKEFDLTILLIEHDMSLVMNVCERIYVLDYGKIIASGTPDEIKNNKQVVEAYLGEEVN; encoded by the coding sequence GTGACGCTGCTTAAGACTACCAAGCTGTCCAAGGTGTTCGGCGGCCTGCGGGCGGTTTCCAATTTTGAAATGGAAATCAACAAGGGCGAGCTCGTTGGTTTAATCGGCCCAAATGGAGCTGGCAAAACCACGGCCTTTAACTTGTTGACCGGCGTATACGAACCGACCGAAGGGGAAATCATTTTTGACGGCCAAAGTGTTGTCGGCCTCAAGCCGTATCAGGTTACCCAGAAGGGGATTGCAAGAACCTTTCAAAACATCCGTCTTTTCAGCGATATGACGGTGCTGGACAATGTTAAGGTTGCGTATCACTTCCATATGAAGTATGGCCTGGCAGAGGCGGTAAGCCGTCTAGGCCGCTATTTCGGCGAAGAAGAAGAGCTGGAAGAGCAGGCCATTCGTTTTTTGGAAATCTTCCAATTGGCTGATAAAAAAGATGAAGTAGCCAAGAACCTTCCTTACGGGGAACAGCGCCGTTTGGAAATTGCCCGGGCCCTGGCGGCGAAGCCGAAATTGCTGCTTTTAGACGAGCCTGCAGCCGGTATGAACCCGCAGGAAACCCAGCAGCTGCTGCAAATGATTCGCTGGATTCGCAAGGAATTTGACTTAACCATCCTTCTTATTGAGCATGACATGAGTCTGGTTATGAATGTGTGCGAGCGCATTTACGTGCTGGATTACGGCAAGATTATCGCCAGCGGCACGCCGGATGAGATCAAAAACAATAAGCAAGTCGTCGAGGCGTATCTCGGTGAGGAGGTGAACTGA
- a CDS encoding branched-chain amino acid ABC transporter permease translates to MRSKTKKDLKVLGLCMALFAVVQVLINVDFIGPFWELNLILIGINIILASSLNLINGFTGQFSIGHAGFMAVGAYASAVLSVKFELPFLLAILGGAAGAGLLGFLIGLPTLRLKGDYLAIATLGLGEIIRICILNIQYVGGASGFMGIPRYTNFAWVFALTVVTLFVIKNLINSTHGRACIAIRENEIAAESMGVDTTRYKVMAFTIGAFFAGVAGALFSHYFYIAHPASFTFMKSFDILTIVVLGGLGSLTGSVTAAVLLTFVSAALAGYPEWRMVIYSLMLIILMIYRPQGLFGNKELSMATFGRLFGGGKRDAA, encoded by the coding sequence ATGCGGAGCAAAACGAAAAAAGACCTGAAGGTTCTTGGTTTGTGCATGGCCCTGTTCGCTGTCGTGCAGGTGCTCATAAACGTTGATTTTATTGGTCCTTTCTGGGAACTGAATTTGATTCTGATCGGCATCAATATTATTTTGGCTTCTAGTCTGAACTTGATTAACGGCTTTACCGGCCAGTTTTCGATCGGTCATGCCGGTTTCATGGCGGTGGGCGCCTATGCCAGCGCCGTGCTGTCGGTAAAATTTGAGCTGCCGTTTTTGCTGGCGATTTTAGGAGGCGCCGCTGGCGCCGGCCTTCTTGGTTTCTTAATCGGTCTGCCAACACTGCGCCTTAAAGGCGACTATTTAGCCATTGCCACCCTGGGCTTGGGAGAAATTATCCGTATTTGCATTTTGAACATTCAATATGTAGGCGGCGCTTCCGGCTTCATGGGCATCCCCCGGTATACGAATTTTGCCTGGGTTTTTGCTTTAACGGTAGTTACCTTATTCGTTATTAAAAATTTAATTAATTCTACACATGGACGCGCCTGTATTGCCATTCGCGAGAATGAGATCGCCGCCGAGTCCATGGGGGTTGATACAACGCGTTATAAAGTTATGGCCTTTACGATCGGCGCCTTCTTCGCCGGCGTGGCGGGCGCTCTCTTTTCGCATTACTTCTACATCGCCCATCCGGCTTCGTTTACCTTCATGAAGTCCTTCGACATTCTGACCATTGTGGTTTTGGGCGGTCTGGGAAGCTTGACCGGTTCTGTTACGGCGGCGGTGCTGCTGACCTTTGTTTCGGCCGCTTTGGCAGGCTATCCGGAATGGCGCATGGTTATCTATTCGTTAATGCTTATCATCCTGATGATTTATCGCCCGCAAGGGCTGTTTGGCAACAAGGAATTGAGTATGGCCACGTTTGGCCGTTTGTTTGGAGGTGGCAAACGTGACGCTGCTTAA
- the panB gene encoding 3-methyl-2-oxobutanoate hydroxymethyltransferase: protein MEKRKPSIPQFKAWKEQGRKIRMATAYDFSFASLVERSPIEMILVGDSLGMVMLGYDSTVPVTMEDMVHHTKPVVRGAANTFIVADMPFGSYNVSLSETMRNANRLMQEGGADAIKLEGGEGVLDLVAALTSGGVPVMGHIGLTPQTASQLGGFKVQGKDAAAAQQLIEDAMGLEEAGAFAVVLECVPAPVAKMISEKLSIPTIGIGAGPDCDGQVLVIHDLLGIFDRFTPKFVKKYATLNGTIIDALSTYAKEVEDGTFPGPEHSFGMVEEELQRLY from the coding sequence ATGGAGAAAAGAAAACCGTCAATTCCTCAGTTTAAAGCGTGGAAGGAGCAGGGACGCAAAATCCGCATGGCGACGGCGTATGATTTTTCCTTTGCATCCCTTGTGGAGCGTTCTCCGATCGAAATGATTTTGGTTGGGGACTCGTTAGGCATGGTCATGCTGGGCTATGACAGCACCGTGCCGGTGACGATGGAGGATATGGTGCATCATACGAAACCGGTGGTTCGGGGGGCGGCGAATACCTTTATTGTAGCGGATATGCCCTTTGGTTCCTATAATGTCAGCTTGAGCGAAACCATGCGCAACGCGAACCGGCTAATGCAGGAAGGCGGCGCTGACGCTATCAAGCTGGAAGGCGGCGAAGGGGTGCTCGACTTGGTGGCGGCCTTGACGTCTGGCGGCGTACCGGTGATGGGGCATATTGGCCTGACGCCGCAGACGGCTTCGCAATTGGGCGGCTTTAAGGTGCAGGGCAAGGATGCCGCGGCGGCGCAGCAACTGATCGAAGATGCGATGGGCCTTGAAGAAGCCGGCGCTTTTGCGGTAGTTTTGGAATGCGTACCGGCGCCGGTGGCCAAAATGATTAGTGAAAAGCTGTCGATTCCCACGATTGGCATTGGGGCGGGACCGGATTGCGACGGACAGGTTTTGGTTATTCACGATTTACTGGGTATTTTTGATCGCTTTACGCCTAAATTTGTCAAAAAATATGCGACCTTGAACGGAACGATTATTGATGCGCTGAGTACATATGCCAAGGAAGTAGAAGACGGAACCTTTCCGGGGCCGGAACATTCTTTTGGCATGGTGGAAGAAGAGCTGCAACGGCTCTACTAG